GTTCGACACTGCGATTCGGTGTTAGTGCAATGTTGAAGTCCGCGAGGAATGTCTGCCCACCTCGGCGCCTCACGGAAACCCACTGGGTGGGGAGTGCACCCCCGCCTGCAACCGAGAACACCCAGGGTCTGATTCCAGATTCTCGTCGAGGGGTGAAACTCAAACATGCAAGGAATTTTCCCCGCGGCGTTCTTTGAATCGAGAGGCCTGGGACGGGGTGACGGGATGGGTCGCACGCTCGCCGGTGGAGTGGGCGAGGACTCGGGGCCGCATTGTTTGCGTGAACCGAGGGAAAACGCGACGGCGGCGCCTTTCTGGAGTCCACTCGCGTCAGGGGACCGCGCGAGAGCGAGGGCGAATGGCCTGCTGATAATTCCAGCCATGGCCTGGGGGATGAATCATCAAAGGCAGCTCAACAACGAGACGACCCGGAGGGCGGACGTGGCTCCAGAAACTGTTGATGTCATCATCGTGGGATGTGGGCCGGTCGGAGCGATGGCGGCCAACCTGCTCGGACTGCAGGGCGTCAGGACGCTCATCGTGGAGAAGGAGCTGTCCGCGCACAGCCAGTCCCGCGCCATCAGCCTGGATGACGAGGCGCAGCGCATCTTCCAGTCCGCGGGCCTGGAGGGAGAGCTGGGGCCGGGCTTCCATCCCTGCAAGACGCTGCACTACCTGGATGACCGCCTGCGCGTGCTCGCGGAGGTGGACTTCACGAAGCTGGACCGCCCCTATGGGCACGACGTGGCCACCTTCTTCCAGCAGCCGCGGATGGAGGCGATGCTGCGCAAGGGCATGGCCCGCTTCGAGCACGTGGAGCTGCGGCAGGGCCACGAGGTCGAATCCTTCGTTCAGGACGGCGAGGGCCTCACGGTGCGCGTGCGCGAGGTCGCCACCGAGAAGGTGCTCACCGTCCGCGCCCGCTACCTGCTCGCGTGCGACGGCGCGCACAGCCCCATCCGCCGCAAGCTGGGCCTGAAGCTCGAGGGCACCACGGGCCTGGAGCACGCGCTCGCCATCACCGTGAGCACGTCATCGCCGGAGCCCGACTACACCAGCTACCTGTGTGGACCGAAGCGCCGGGGCTTCATCGCGCGCACCGCGCGGGACGAGATGCGCTTCGACATCATCGTCGACCCGGACGCGGACCTGGAGGCGGTGCGGCAGCCGGACCACGTGCGCTCGCTCATCGCGCCCTACATCGACCCGTCGACGGTGAAGATCCGCTCCATCAACGTGCACTCGTACCACTCGCGCCTGGTGGACCGCTGGCGGGTGGGGCGCGCCTTCCTGCTCGGGGACGCCGCGCACCTGATGCCGCCCTTCCTGGGCCAGGGCCTGTGCGCGGGCTTCCGCGACGCGGCGAACCTGTCCTGGAAGCTGGCGCGGGTGCTGGACGGCTCGGCGGACGACTCGCTCTTGGACACGTACGAGCAGGAGCGGCGCGGCCACGTGGCGGAGGTCATCAAGAGCTCGGACGCCATGGGCCGGGTGATGATGTCCGGCGGCCAGGTGCTCTCGCGCGTGCGCAACGCGCTCATCCAGATTCTCTACCGCCTGCCCGTCACCGGGGAGTTCATCCGCCAGTTCAAGGTGAAGCCCGTCTTCGCGCTGGAGCAGGGCTTCCTGCTCGGCGCACGCCGCGGGAAGGCCGCGCCGGAGGGCACCTACTTCCCGCAGCCGCGCGTGGAGGTGCTCGAGGGCCAGCGGGCGCTCTTGGACCACGTGCTGGGTGACGGCTTTGTGGTGCTCACGCGGCCGGGCGCCTCGCAGGACCTGCAGCGCGAGGCCCGCGCGCTGGCCGCGGAAATGGGCGCGCGCGCGTGGACCGTGCTCTCCGGTGATCGCATCGGCGAGCCTCCGGCGGAAGCGCTCGTGGACACGGAGGGCCGGTTGGGCGCGTGGTTCGCCCGCCACGGCAAGGACGTGGTGGTGCTGCGCCCGGACCGCTACGTGTACGGCACCGCGACGGGGCCGGAGCTGGAGGGGCTTCGCCGCTCGCTGCGCGGACGCATCCGTCCGCGCGCGCACACGGCGGCCGCGGTGGTGCGTCGCGCGGGGTAGGGCGGCACGAAGACGACGGGGCGCCCAGGCCGATTCCTCGGCCCGTGACGCCCCGGGGTGTGACAGGAGGGCTCGCCTTCGGGCGGGCCCCGGTGCGACCTCAAGCCGCGGCGGGCTTGATCATCTGCTGGGCGCGCTCGACACAGTCGCCCATGAAGCGCAGGTAGATGTCCAGCGCCTGCGCGCCCGTCTTGCCGATGACCGCGGTCTTCTCGGGGACCTGGTCCAGCAGCTTGCCGAGCATGACCTCGTTGAGCGCGGTGTGGCCCACGTCGAGCTCCGCGTGCTCCTTCACGAAGGACATCGCCTCCATGATGTCCTCGCCACAGACGCGCTTGGCCTGCTCCATCAGCCCGGGCGCGAACACGACGGACAGGTTCTCGATCTCATATTCGATGGCCACCTGCGCCGCCGGCATCTCGCCGACGATGGTGTCCTCGTGGATCTTCCGGTACTCGACCATCGCCTGGGTGGGCGTCTGGCTCAGCAGCGCGTCCACATCCAGTTGGGGAGAGCGGCGCGAGTTCCACCGGGCCACCAGGTTCTTGGTGTCCTCGATCATCATCAGGTGGTGGCCCTCCTCGTGCTTCGCGTGGGTGATGAGCTTCTCGCCCACGTCCTTGAGGCCCATCTTCACGGTGGCCTCGCCCGCGCGGCGGATCCACTTGTCCACCGGCTCCGTCATGTAGACACCCAGCGAGTTGAGCTGGATGAGGAAGCCCTCCACGAGCGCCGGGTCCACGTTGGGATCCAGCAGCGTCTTCAGCGCGGGGGACGTCTTCAGGCGCTCGCGCACGGGGGCCACGTGCGGAACATAGTTCTGCTCCACGAATTGCTTGCTCATGTGTCTAACCTCTGGGGCGTTTAGCGAGGGTTGTGGGCGCCGCGGCGCCCGATGGTCAGCTCACTGATGTGCTCGAGGAAGTCCGGAATCAGCTTGGAGGAGATGATCCACATGTAGGGATCGGGCCCTCCGTGGATGCCGGCCTCCTGCACGTAATCCCCCCCCTCGTCCTCACACAAGAAGTGGAACGAGGTGCGGCGGCGCGCCGCGTACCACCGGCGCGCGGCGTCCACCAAGGCGACATAGGTGGACGGTCCTTCTTCGGTCAGCGGGAACAGGCGGGCCATGTCCAGCAGGCAGTACAGATTCGTACCCCGCTGCCCCAGCTCCAGCACCGTCGCGGCCACGGGGACGCCGTTGCGCCGC
The genomic region above belongs to Myxococcus guangdongensis and contains:
- a CDS encoding bifunctional 3-(3-hydroxy-phenyl)propionate/3-hydroxycinnamic acid hydroxylase; translated protein: MNHQRQLNNETTRRADVAPETVDVIIVGCGPVGAMAANLLGLQGVRTLIVEKELSAHSQSRAISLDDEAQRIFQSAGLEGELGPGFHPCKTLHYLDDRLRVLAEVDFTKLDRPYGHDVATFFQQPRMEAMLRKGMARFEHVELRQGHEVESFVQDGEGLTVRVREVATEKVLTVRARYLLACDGAHSPIRRKLGLKLEGTTGLEHALAITVSTSSPEPDYTSYLCGPKRRGFIARTARDEMRFDIIVDPDADLEAVRQPDHVRSLIAPYIDPSTVKIRSINVHSYHSRLVDRWRVGRAFLLGDAAHLMPPFLGQGLCAGFRDAANLSWKLARVLDGSADDSLLDTYEQERRGHVAEVIKSSDAMGRVMMSGGQVLSRVRNALIQILYRLPVTGEFIRQFKVKPVFALEQGFLLGARRGKAAPEGTYFPQPRVEVLEGQRALLDHVLGDGFVVLTRPGASQDLQREARALAAEMGARAWTVLSGDRIGEPPAEALVDTEGRLGAWFARHGKDVVVLRPDRYVYGTATGPELEGLRRSLRGRIRPRAHTAAAVVRRAG